The Zingiber officinale cultivar Zhangliang chromosome 9A, Zo_v1.1, whole genome shotgun sequence genome window below encodes:
- the LOC122020704 gene encoding G-type lectin S-receptor-like serine/threonine-protein kinase At4g27290 produces MYSQAESMARRIPFLLCILFNLTAALFSLSYAGDTLTSGQRLLDASGEILISDSFELGFFTPAGSSNRYVGMWFRNVSQKTFVWVANRNRPITDGSGVLSLTTNGTLVVSDSSSAILWSSSSSSLANPVAQLLDNGNLIVREAGDFGSSSYAWQSFDFPTNTLLPGMKLGWNLTSRHNRILTAWASTSDPAEGNYTLGIDLRNGPQLFVWVGTQQNLRFGPWNGLYFSGVPEMMSTDMLDYSLVIDGEQVVYSYTVPDPSLIRQTVINPTSGAIEVLLWTKESQSWIKRTEFPRDACDRTISLCGPYGLCYPDWPPCKCLQGFHPRNRNDWEHIVNTSGGCVRNTELDCHNKTDGFIQQSNVKLPDTSASTVDWSTESLDDCKISCLSNCSCTAYARANISGSGRGCILWFTPLTDIKLFYSGSGQDLFVRVAAADLNEAMESSGSRRSRRGMIIVASSVATLTFLTLVGCFIWKRKKKQYSTRRETEEETINLPSFDFAAIVRATDNFSSSNKLGEGGFGPVYKGWLKEEEIAVKRLSKTSEQGADEFKNEVVSIAELQHRNLVRLLGYCIETRERMLIYQFMPNGSLDKFLFDKVKARSLDWKLRYNIILGIARGLLYLHHDSLLRIIHRDLKASNILLDENMNPKISDFGLAKIFNGNETIRRTRRVVGTYGYMSPEYIKNGTYSVKSDVFSFGVLIFEIITGKKNAGFYISIEHLNLLDHIWTLWKEDRVLEALDGSMGAFCVAEVLKCINIGLLCVQEQPEDRPTMSSIVWSLSNETTQLLEPKRPGFVVPSDLSETNLNNYEHCAVSSNQLSITILEGR; encoded by the exons ATGTACAGTCAAGCCGAATCCATGGCGAGAAGAATCCCGTTCCTCCTCTGCATCCTCTTCAACCTCACGGCTGCTCTGTTTTCACTCTCCTATGCCGGCGATACCTTAACCTCTGGCCAGCGTCTCCTCGACGCTTCCGGAGAAATCTTGATCTCCGACTCCTTCGAGCTGGGTTTCTTTACCCCCGCCGGATCCAGCAACCGTTACGTTGGCATGTGGTTCCGCAACGTCTCCCAGAAAACCTTCGTATGGGTCGCCAACCGCAACCGCCCGATCACCGATGGGTCCGGAGTCCTTTCGCTCACTACAAACGGAACACTTGTCGTCTCCGACAGCAGCTCCGCCATCTTGTGGTCGTCCAGCTCATCGTCACTCGCTAACCCAGTGGCGCAACTCCTCGACAACGGGAACTTGATCGTTCGAGAAGCCGGCGACTTCGGCAGCAGCAGCTACGCATGGCAGAGCTTCGACTTCCCGACGAACACGCTCCTCCCGGGCATGAAGTTGGGGTGGAACCTGACGAGCCGACACAACCGCATCCTCACGGCGTGGGCGAGCACCAGCGACCCGGCAGAGGGGAACTACACCCTTGGCATCGACTTGCGCAACGGTCCCCAGCTATTCGTGTGGGTGGGCACGCAGCAGAATTTGCGCTTCGGGCCATGGAACGGCCTCTACTTCAGCGGCGTCCCAGAGATGATGTCGACCGATATGTTGGACTACAGCTTGGTGATCGACGGCGAGCAGGTGGTGTACAGCTACACCGTCCCCGATCCCTCGCTGATCAGGCAAACGGTCATCAATCCGACGTCAGGGGCCATAGAGGTCCTTCTGTGGACCAAGGAAAGTCAGTCATGGATCAAGCGGACGGAGTTTCCGAGGGACGCCTGCGACCGCACCATTTCCCTCTGCGGCCCCTACGGCCTTTGCTACCCCGACTGGCCGCCGTGCAAGTGTCTGCAGGGCTTTCATCCCCGGAATCGAAACGACTGGGAGCACATCGTGAACACCTCCGGTGGCTGCGTGAGGAACACAGAGTTGGACTGCCATAACAAAACAGACGGGTTCATCCAGCAGAGCAACGTGAAATTGCCGGACACATCCGCGTCGACGGTGGACTGGAGCACGGAAAGCCTCGACGACTGTAAAATTTCGTGCCTGAGCAACTGTTCTTGCACGGCTTATGCGAGAGCCAACATCAGCGGCAGTGGCCGAGGGTGCATATTGTGGTTCACTCCGCTCACTGACATCAAACTGTTCTACTCTGGATCTGGACAAGATCTATTCGTCAGGGTTGCAGCTGCAGATTTAAATGAAG CCATGGAATCAAGTGGTTCTCGCCGGAGTCGCAGAGGCATGATCATAGTCGCTTCCTCGGTGGCAACTTTGACTTTCCTGACACTTGTTGGTTGTTTCATTtggaaaaggaagaaaaaac AGTATTCTACCCGGAGAGAAACTGAAGAAGAGACGATAAACCTGCCCTCGTTCGACTTTGCTGCAATTGTACGGGCTACTGATAACTTTTCTTCCTCTAACAAGCTCGGAGAGGGCGGATTTGGTCCCGTATATAAG GGTTGGTTGAAAGAAGAGGAAATAGCTGTAAAAAGATTGTCCAAAACATCAGAACAAGGTGCCGATGAATTCAAGAACGAGGTCGTGTCGATCGCTGAGCTACAACATCGAAATCTTGTTCGACTTCTTGGCTATTGCATTGAAACAAGGGAGAGGATGTTGATCTATCAATTCATGCCCAATGGAAGCCTAGACAAATTCTTGTTTG ATAAAGTCAAAGCTAGATCATTAGATTGGAAATTGCGTTACAATATAATTCTTGGCATTGCTCGAGGTCTTCTCTATCTTCATCATGATTCCTTACTAAGAATCATTCATAGAGATTTGAAAGCAAGCAATATTCTTCTGGATGAGAATATGAATCCAAAAATATCAGATTTTGGTCTGGCAAAAATATTTAATGGAAATGAAACAATAAGAAGAACAAGGAGAGTGGTTGGAACATA TGGGTATATGTCTCCAGAATACATCAAAAATGGAACTTATTCAGTGAAATCAGATGTTTTTAGTTTTGGAGTATTAATATTTGAAATCATTACCGGTAAAAAGAATGCTGGATTTTATATTTCTATAGAGCACCTAAACCTCCTAGATCAT ATTTGGACTTTGTGGAAAGAAGATAGAGTTTTGGAAGCATTGGATGGATCAATGGGGGCATTTTGTGTTGCTGAGGTTTTGAAGTGTATAAATATTGGTCTCTTATGTGTTCAAGAACAACCAGAAGATAGACCTACAATGTCATCAATAGTATGGTCTTTGAGTAATGAAACTACTCAATTGCTAGAGCCTAAAAGACCAGGTTTTGTGGTGCCAAGTGATCTATCAGAAACTAATTTAAATAACTATGAGCATTGTGCAGTGTCTTCTAATCAGTTATCAATCACAATTTTAGAAGGTCGATAG